A portion of the Bdellovibrio bacteriovorus genome contains these proteins:
- the murB gene encoding UDP-N-acetylmuramate dehydrogenase, with the protein MIQTQVDLSHLNTLQLRSIAEHYAEVRSAEDVLSLLNDSETKSMSWHLLGGGSNLVLPSVVSGLTVKIGNHGRSLVDEDKDFWFVKAQAGEVWDDFVQFTLQHGYWGLENLSLIPGTVGAAPIQNIGAYGVEVKDYLWEVTCLDLRTGKSKVFTNAECRFSYRDSFFKQEGAGRYLVWDVTFRLPKKNQLHLEYGDIKKEVERRGLAANPKTISEAVIAIRQSKLPDPKVIGNAGSFFKNPIVSAETREKLLQTHPDLVSFPYGNGEFKLAAGWLIDRAGWKGKKLGPVGMYEKQALVLVNHGGANSEDVWSLADQVVRDVETKFGVTIEPEPIRW; encoded by the coding sequence GTGATTCAAACACAGGTCGATCTTAGTCATTTAAACACTCTGCAATTGCGTTCGATCGCCGAGCACTATGCCGAAGTTCGCTCGGCGGAAGATGTATTATCATTATTGAATGATTCAGAAACCAAAAGCATGAGCTGGCATCTATTGGGTGGCGGTAGCAATCTGGTTTTGCCTTCGGTGGTCTCAGGCCTCACCGTTAAGATCGGCAATCATGGCCGAAGCCTCGTGGATGAAGACAAAGATTTTTGGTTTGTAAAAGCCCAAGCCGGTGAAGTTTGGGATGACTTTGTTCAATTCACTTTGCAACACGGCTATTGGGGATTAGAAAACCTGTCGTTGATTCCCGGAACTGTCGGCGCTGCCCCTATTCAAAATATTGGCGCTTACGGCGTTGAAGTGAAAGATTACTTATGGGAAGTGACGTGCCTTGATTTAAGAACTGGCAAAAGCAAAGTTTTTACCAATGCCGAATGCCGTTTTTCTTACCGCGATAGTTTTTTCAAGCAAGAAGGCGCCGGCAGATACCTAGTTTGGGATGTGACGTTCCGTTTGCCCAAAAAAAATCAGCTGCATCTTGAATATGGCGATATAAAAAAAGAAGTGGAACGTCGTGGTTTAGCGGCAAATCCAAAGACGATTTCTGAAGCCGTCATCGCCATTCGCCAAAGCAAACTGCCCGATCCTAAAGTGATTGGCAATGCGGGTAGCTTTTTTAAAAACCCGATTGTTTCAGCAGAAACTCGCGAAAAACTTTTACAAACACATCCTGATCTTGTCAGTTTTCCCTATGGAAATGGTGAATTTAAACTTGCCGCTGGCTGGTTGATTGATCGTGCCGGCTGGAAAGGCAAAAAGCTAGGCCCCGTGGGCATGTATGAAAAACAAGCGCTGGTTCTAGTAAATCATGGCGGCGCAAATTCAGAGGATGTCTGGAGCTTAGCTGATCAGGTTGTTCGAGATGTGGAAACGAAGTTCGGTGTCACAATAGAACCAGAACCGATTCGATGGTAA
- a CDS encoding PilZ domain-containing protein, whose protein sequence is MNTTTAKRYPTKEVAHLEVYGHIGTLVANVRNLSTSGAFLEVVSQGDYVPQKGDLLSMTIKLSTLQREHNVSAEVVWSKDLGLGICFINKGEVLERMMAKSSGF, encoded by the coding sequence ATGAACACTACCACAGCAAAACGATATCCAACTAAAGAAGTCGCTCACCTAGAAGTTTATGGCCACATTGGCACCTTGGTCGCCAATGTTCGTAACCTATCTACCAGCGGTGCTTTCCTTGAAGTCGTTTCCCAAGGCGACTATGTCCCACAAAAAGGGGATCTTTTAAGCATGACCATCAAACTTTCAACCTTGCAACGCGAACACAATGTTTCGGCCGAGGTTGTTTGGAGCAAAGATCTTGGCCTGGGTATTTGTTTTATCAATAAAGGCGAAGTTCTTGAAAGAATGATGGCCAAAAGTTCCGGGTTCTAA
- a CDS encoding dihydrofolate reductase — protein MILTHVVACSENHVIGTQGGLPWDLPEDMKFFRDTTKGHIMIMGRKTFDSFNGRALPHRYHIVITRDPSKHSFPSKESSPVVFVASIEEAVEHAKPLTAKWGDEVFIIGGGEIYKQAMPITDKIYLTLIHREFPGDTYYPQIDQKIFTQTARRDVQEPIPFSFLTFEKKRQ, from the coding sequence ATGATTTTAACCCATGTGGTGGCTTGTTCCGAAAATCACGTGATTGGAACTCAAGGCGGGCTGCCTTGGGACTTACCGGAAGATATGAAATTCTTCCGCGATACCACCAAGGGTCATATCATGATTATGGGGCGTAAAACTTTTGATTCTTTCAACGGCCGCGCCCTGCCCCACCGTTATCACATCGTGATCACTCGCGATCCAAGTAAGCACAGCTTCCCATCGAAAGAATCTTCACCCGTGGTCTTCGTAGCGTCCATTGAAGAAGCTGTAGAACATGCTAAGCCCCTGACCGCCAAATGGGGCGATGAGGTTTTTATCATTGGCGGTGGTGAAATCTATAAACAAGCGATGCCCATCACGGATAAGATCTATCTGACGTTGATCCACCGCGAATTTCCTGGTGATACTTATTACCCGCAAATTGATCAAAAGATTTTCACCCAGACAGCTCGACGTGACGTCCAGGAACCGATTCCTTTTTCCTTTTTAACATTCGAAAAAAAGCGTCAATAA
- a CDS encoding LysR family transcriptional regulator has product MTLDQIQVLQTIIKTGSFRAASQDLHRAQSAVSYAIRSLEDELGFKLFSRDQYRPQLTPQGRAFIKKADDLICQYTELEETAEFLKLGHEPVIRIAVSSLWPLPLLVRALKDFKKLYAQTEIKIIHDVLSNDEQLLEDRADIAFGTIFNDQALLVVKDLFEVKMVAVCAAGHPLTKFKNKAPDSELARHPQVIMSSTGGSNRSGGIINPANVISVQEYLTKKTFLIEGLGWGLMPEHLVAEEIKKKSLVTLTQKPYLAMTRIARHSQRELGPCGKFLWNYFSNGQKGKLK; this is encoded by the coding sequence ATGACGTTGGATCAGATTCAAGTTTTGCAAACCATCATCAAGACCGGCAGTTTCCGTGCGGCCTCTCAAGATCTGCATCGCGCCCAAAGCGCGGTCAGTTACGCCATTCGTTCTTTAGAGGATGAATTGGGTTTTAAACTTTTCAGTCGTGATCAATACCGTCCGCAGCTCACACCACAAGGAAGAGCCTTTATCAAAAAAGCGGATGATCTTATTTGTCAGTACACGGAATTAGAAGAAACGGCCGAGTTTTTAAAACTGGGCCATGAACCCGTTATTAGAATCGCCGTCAGTTCGCTCTGGCCCCTCCCGTTATTGGTAAGAGCGCTGAAGGATTTCAAAAAACTCTATGCTCAAACAGAGATCAAAATCATTCACGATGTGTTGAGCAACGACGAGCAGCTTCTGGAGGATCGCGCGGATATTGCCTTTGGAACGATCTTTAACGACCAGGCGCTGCTCGTCGTTAAAGACCTCTTTGAGGTCAAAATGGTTGCGGTGTGCGCCGCTGGCCATCCACTAACTAAATTTAAAAACAAAGCCCCCGATTCCGAACTAGCGCGCCACCCTCAAGTGATTATGTCTAGCACCGGGGGGTCTAATCGATCTGGGGGAATTATCAACCCCGCCAATGTGATCAGTGTGCAAGAATACCTCACAAAAAAGACGTTTTTGATAGAGGGCTTAGGCTGGGGGCTGATGCCCGAACATTTGGTGGCGGAAGAAATCAAGAAGAAAAGCCTTGTGACACTGACGCAAAAACCCTACTTAGCGATGACGCGCATTGCTCGGCACTCGCAAAGGGAGTTGGGTCCCTGCGGTAAATTCCTTTGGAACTATTTTTCAAATGGACAAAAAGGTAAGCTGAAATAA
- a CDS encoding pirin family protein — protein MMYLRKSDERGYAEFGGWLKSYHTFSFSDYYDPQFMGYRDLRVINQDWIARSSGFPLHPHRDMEIITYVLQGEVAHKDSLGNVGQIKAGEIQVMHAGTGIRHSEFNPSSKEDLRLFQIWLLPDVVGAEPGYTQQSFTRAEKLNGLRLLASKTGREGSQKINQDVDLYASVLEQGSELEFTLREGRGIWLQLADGEIEVNGRRVSSGDGLVIEDESRIKIKGIRETEFLLFDLK, from the coding sequence ATGATGTATTTACGAAAATCCGATGAACGAGGTTATGCAGAATTTGGCGGATGGTTGAAATCCTATCATACGTTTTCATTCAGTGATTACTATGATCCCCAATTTATGGGCTATCGGGATTTGCGAGTCATCAACCAAGATTGGATTGCCAGAAGCTCGGGCTTTCCTCTTCATCCTCATCGCGATATGGAAATCATCACTTACGTTTTGCAAGGTGAAGTGGCCCATAAAGACAGCTTGGGAAATGTCGGCCAAATCAAAGCCGGCGAAATTCAAGTGATGCATGCCGGAACGGGTATTCGTCATAGTGAATTCAATCCGTCTTCGAAAGAAGATTTGCGGCTTTTCCAAATCTGGCTTTTGCCGGATGTCGTTGGTGCGGAACCGGGATACACGCAACAGTCTTTCACGCGCGCAGAGAAGCTTAATGGCTTGCGCTTACTAGCTTCAAAGACGGGGCGCGAAGGCAGTCAAAAGATCAACCAGGATGTGGATCTTTATGCTTCCGTTCTGGAACAAGGAAGCGAACTGGAATTCACTTTACGCGAAGGGCGCGGTATTTGGCTGCAGCTAGCGGATGGAGAAATCGAAGTGAATGGGCGCCGTGTATCCTCCGGGGATGGTCTGGTGATTGAAGACGAGTCTAGAATCAAAATAAAAGGGATCCGGGAGACCGAGTTCCTCTTGTTTGATTTAAAATAA
- a CDS encoding thymidylate synthase has protein sequence MKQYHDLIQTVLDNGVKKEDRTGTGTLSVFGYQMRYNLQEGFPLLTTKKLHTRSIFHELLWFLKGETNIKYLHDNKVTIWDEWADENGNLGPVYGKQWRSWETADGRTIDQISNVVAQIKKNPDSRRLLVVAFNPGDVDKMALPPCHAFFQFYVAQGKLSCQLYQRSADIFLGVPFNIASYALLTHMIAQVCNLEVGDFVHTLGDAHLYLNHLEQAQLQMSREFRPLPQLKLNPNVKDLFAFTYEDIEILNYDPHPAIKAPVAV, from the coding sequence GTGAAGCAATACCACGACTTAATCCAGACAGTTTTAGATAACGGCGTAAAAAAAGAAGATCGTACCGGCACCGGCACACTTTCCGTATTCGGTTATCAAATGCGATACAACCTGCAAGAAGGTTTTCCTCTTTTAACAACGAAGAAGCTTCACACTAGATCTATCTTTCATGAGCTTTTGTGGTTCCTTAAAGGCGAAACCAACATCAAATATCTTCACGATAACAAAGTGACGATTTGGGATGAATGGGCGGATGAAAATGGCAATCTCGGCCCCGTTTACGGTAAACAATGGCGTTCGTGGGAAACCGCGGACGGTCGCACGATTGATCAAATCAGCAACGTCGTCGCGCAAATTAAAAAAAATCCTGATTCTCGACGCCTTTTGGTGGTGGCATTTAATCCTGGCGATGTTGATAAAATGGCTCTGCCTCCTTGCCACGCGTTTTTCCAATTCTATGTGGCGCAAGGAAAACTTTCTTGCCAGCTTTATCAACGAAGTGCGGATATCTTTTTAGGCGTTCCGTTTAATATCGCAAGTTACGCTTTACTGACCCACATGATCGCGCAAGTTTGCAATCTTGAGGTCGGTGATTTTGTTCATACCTTGGGTGATGCGCACTTATATTTAAATCATTTAGAACAAGCGCAGCTGCAAATGTCGCGCGAGTTCCGCCCATTGCCACAATTGAAGTTAAACCCGAACGTTAAAGATCTTTTTGCCTTCACTTACGAAGACATTGAAATTTTAAACTATGATCCGCACCCTGCGATCAAGGCTCCGGTGGCCGTATGA
- a CDS encoding TMEM165/GDT1 family protein, whose translation MEILLNSFVLVAIAEMGDKTQLLALVLAAKYKKPWHIIAGIFVATLLNHGLAAWAGEWISKLVPMQYLTWLLAFTFFAFAIWILIPDKDESNEGSMRWGAFWTTTVLFFFAEIGDKTQLATVALAAQYNNLLLVTMGTTLGMLFSNGLAVVFGEKLTSRIPMKWIHYVTSLIYVLFGVGILVSG comes from the coding sequence GTGGAGATTCTCCTTAATTCATTTGTTCTTGTCGCTATCGCTGAAATGGGCGACAAAACCCAACTTCTCGCCCTTGTCTTGGCGGCCAAATACAAAAAACCTTGGCACATTATTGCAGGTATTTTCGTGGCGACACTATTAAATCACGGTCTTGCCGCATGGGCGGGTGAGTGGATTTCTAAGCTTGTGCCGATGCAGTACCTGACTTGGTTATTGGCCTTCACATTCTTTGCTTTTGCCATATGGATTTTAATCCCAGATAAGGATGAATCAAACGAAGGCAGTATGCGCTGGGGGGCCTTCTGGACAACGACCGTTCTTTTCTTCTTTGCCGAAATTGGTGATAAGACTCAGCTTGCGACCGTGGCTTTGGCGGCTCAATACAACAACCTTTTGCTGGTGACGATGGGAACAACTTTGGGGATGCTTTTCTCTAATGGTTTGGCAGTGGTTTTTGGCGAAAAACTGACGTCGCGTATTCCAATGAAATGGATTCACTATGTCACCTCACTGATATATGTCTTATTCGGAGTGGGAATTCTTGTCTCAGGGTGA